In Capsicum annuum cultivar UCD-10X-F1 chromosome 7, UCD10Xv1.1, whole genome shotgun sequence, one genomic interval encodes:
- the LOC107853242 gene encoding pentatricopeptide repeat-containing protein At1g05600 isoform X1 encodes MKISSTLLLLMGVRWPRILTPKQLSQIIQSQKNPLKALQIFDEAKCKYPTYRHNGPVYGTMINILGRSGRTTEMKRIINLMKEDSCECHDTVFVNAIRSYSQAGLTNEAIFLFKSLTQFNCIEWTRSLNTLLEILAEESKLEFVYQLFLENSCGWEVRSRARLLNLLMNVLCRMKRSDLALHVFQEMSYQNCYPNKESYRILMRGLCEEKRLNEATHLLYAMFWRISQKGNGEDVVVYRTLLEALCDNEEGQEAIQILGKVLRKGLKAPKRCYNHIDLTQCRNGTDTEYMKVLINEALIKGIIPSSDSYGAMAVDFYAEGKIDEGNKVLKEMHDKGFKPSAVIYEAKVAALFRDGQVDEAIMVIDCEMVQKNCVPNIRLYNVVIKGLCHEKKSISAVKYLERMSRQVGCVPNYETYETLVDGLCKDGKYVEASKVMEQMSINSFWPRAGTLNSLIQGLCQVGDLHIAIMCLEDMISLALTPDIHVWQSLLDAICSENGINEAYFKTLEQLQTPYRSI; translated from the exons ATGAA AATCTCATCAACGTTGTTGCTTCTTATGGGCGTAAGATGGCCAAGGATACTAACACCAAAACAGCTCTCACAGATAATACAGAGCCAGAAGAACCCACTAAAAGCGCTTCAAATTTTTGACGAAGCAAAATGCAAGTATCCAACTTACCGTCACAATGGTCCTGTTTATGGAACTATGATTAATATCTTAGGCAGATCCGGTAGAACAACTGAGATGAAGAGAATAATTAATCTGATGAAAGAGGACTCGTGTGAGTGTCATGACACAGTATTTGTGAACGCCATTAGAAGCTATTCACAAGCTGGATTAACAAATGAagccatttttctttttaagtctCTTACGCAGTTCAATTGTATAGAATGGACTAGATCTTTGAATACTCTCTTAGAGATATTGGCAGAAGAATCTAAGCTAGAGTTTGTTTATCAGTTATTCCTTGAGAACTCTTGTGGATGGGAAGTGAGGTCTCGGGCTCGTTTGTTGAATTTGTTGATGAATGTTCTTTGTAGAATGAAACGCTCAGATCTTGCATTGCATGTTTTCCAAGAGATGAGTTACCAGAACTGCTATCCAAACAAAGAGAGTTATAGGATCTTGATGAGGGGCCTATGTGAAGAAAAGCGGCTCAATGAGGCTACTCATCTTTTATACGCAATGTTCTGGAGGATATCTCAAAAGGGAAATGGTGAAGATGTTGTTGTCTATCGAACTCTATTGGAAGCATTGTGTGATAATGAAGAAGGGCAGGAGGCCATTCAAATTCTTGGTAAGGTATTGCGAAAAGGACTAAAAGCTCCGAAAAGATGCTACAACCACATTGATCTTACTCAGTGCCGGAATGGAACAGATACAGAATACATGAAAGTTTTGATTAATGAAGCTTTGATTAAAGGCATAATCCCCAGTTCAGATAGCTACGGAGCAATGGCTGTTGACTTTTATGCCGAAGGCAAGATTGATGAAGGCAACAAAGTGCTGAAGGAAATGCATGACAAAGGCTTCAAACCATCAGCGGTGATTTATGAAGCAAAGGTAGCTGCTTTGTTCAGGGACGGCCAGGTTGATGAGGCAATTATGGTCATTGATTGTGAGATGGTACAGAAAAACTGTGTTCCAAATATTAGGTTGTACAATGTGGTTATAAAAGGCCTATGCcatgaaaaaaaatctattaGTGCTGTTAAGTATTTGGAAAGGATGTCTAGGCAAGTAGGTTGTGTGCCAAACTATGAGACTTATGAAACTTTGGTAGATGGGTTATGTAAAGATGGTAAATATGTTGAAGCAAGCAAGGTGATGGAGCAAATGTCAATCAATTCCTTTTGGCCTAGAGCTGGAACTCTGAATTCTCTTATCCAAGGTCTTTGCCAAGTAGGTGATTTACACATTGCAATTATGTGTTTGGAGGACATGATCTCTCTAGCCTTGACTCCAGATATCCATGTGTGGCAGTCATTATTAGATGCAATCTGttctgaaaatggtataaatgAGGCTTATTTCAAGACACTAGAGCAGCTACAGACACCTTATCGTAGTATATAA
- the LOC107853242 gene encoding pentatricopeptide repeat-containing protein At1g05600 isoform X2 has translation MGVRWPRILTPKQLSQIIQSQKNPLKALQIFDEAKCKYPTYRHNGPVYGTMINILGRSGRTTEMKRIINLMKEDSCECHDTVFVNAIRSYSQAGLTNEAIFLFKSLTQFNCIEWTRSLNTLLEILAEESKLEFVYQLFLENSCGWEVRSRARLLNLLMNVLCRMKRSDLALHVFQEMSYQNCYPNKESYRILMRGLCEEKRLNEATHLLYAMFWRISQKGNGEDVVVYRTLLEALCDNEEGQEAIQILGKVLRKGLKAPKRCYNHIDLTQCRNGTDTEYMKVLINEALIKGIIPSSDSYGAMAVDFYAEGKIDEGNKVLKEMHDKGFKPSAVIYEAKVAALFRDGQVDEAIMVIDCEMVQKNCVPNIRLYNVVIKGLCHEKKSISAVKYLERMSRQVGCVPNYETYETLVDGLCKDGKYVEASKVMEQMSINSFWPRAGTLNSLIQGLCQVGDLHIAIMCLEDMISLALTPDIHVWQSLLDAICSENGINEAYFKTLEQLQTPYRSI, from the coding sequence ATGGGCGTAAGATGGCCAAGGATACTAACACCAAAACAGCTCTCACAGATAATACAGAGCCAGAAGAACCCACTAAAAGCGCTTCAAATTTTTGACGAAGCAAAATGCAAGTATCCAACTTACCGTCACAATGGTCCTGTTTATGGAACTATGATTAATATCTTAGGCAGATCCGGTAGAACAACTGAGATGAAGAGAATAATTAATCTGATGAAAGAGGACTCGTGTGAGTGTCATGACACAGTATTTGTGAACGCCATTAGAAGCTATTCACAAGCTGGATTAACAAATGAagccatttttctttttaagtctCTTACGCAGTTCAATTGTATAGAATGGACTAGATCTTTGAATACTCTCTTAGAGATATTGGCAGAAGAATCTAAGCTAGAGTTTGTTTATCAGTTATTCCTTGAGAACTCTTGTGGATGGGAAGTGAGGTCTCGGGCTCGTTTGTTGAATTTGTTGATGAATGTTCTTTGTAGAATGAAACGCTCAGATCTTGCATTGCATGTTTTCCAAGAGATGAGTTACCAGAACTGCTATCCAAACAAAGAGAGTTATAGGATCTTGATGAGGGGCCTATGTGAAGAAAAGCGGCTCAATGAGGCTACTCATCTTTTATACGCAATGTTCTGGAGGATATCTCAAAAGGGAAATGGTGAAGATGTTGTTGTCTATCGAACTCTATTGGAAGCATTGTGTGATAATGAAGAAGGGCAGGAGGCCATTCAAATTCTTGGTAAGGTATTGCGAAAAGGACTAAAAGCTCCGAAAAGATGCTACAACCACATTGATCTTACTCAGTGCCGGAATGGAACAGATACAGAATACATGAAAGTTTTGATTAATGAAGCTTTGATTAAAGGCATAATCCCCAGTTCAGATAGCTACGGAGCAATGGCTGTTGACTTTTATGCCGAAGGCAAGATTGATGAAGGCAACAAAGTGCTGAAGGAAATGCATGACAAAGGCTTCAAACCATCAGCGGTGATTTATGAAGCAAAGGTAGCTGCTTTGTTCAGGGACGGCCAGGTTGATGAGGCAATTATGGTCATTGATTGTGAGATGGTACAGAAAAACTGTGTTCCAAATATTAGGTTGTACAATGTGGTTATAAAAGGCCTATGCcatgaaaaaaaatctattaGTGCTGTTAAGTATTTGGAAAGGATGTCTAGGCAAGTAGGTTGTGTGCCAAACTATGAGACTTATGAAACTTTGGTAGATGGGTTATGTAAAGATGGTAAATATGTTGAAGCAAGCAAGGTGATGGAGCAAATGTCAATCAATTCCTTTTGGCCTAGAGCTGGAACTCTGAATTCTCTTATCCAAGGTCTTTGCCAAGTAGGTGATTTACACATTGCAATTATGTGTTTGGAGGACATGATCTCTCTAGCCTTGACTCCAGATATCCATGTGTGGCAGTCATTATTAGATGCAATCTGttctgaaaatggtataaatgAGGCTTATTTCAAGACACTAGAGCAGCTACAGACACCTTATCGTAGTATATAA